One stretch of Elephas maximus indicus isolate mEleMax1 chromosome 22, mEleMax1 primary haplotype, whole genome shotgun sequence DNA includes these proteins:
- the CFAP97 gene encoding cilia- and flagella-associated protein 97, giving the protein MDRFGDLSEGEVDHSFFDSDFEEGKKYESNSVFDKQIDDPKERIDKGTENINLKFGIQTKENHLTEKGNERKEKIPPEKHLIENDILQTSSCSSLTASSKSKKQYDAVTGHKMRLPVPNRIPKIVRKDDYCTDGEESSDDAKRCHVRAKSAKPPGNFKKGVNKKYPKISSSSSSSSLSSSSSGSVTDCSDTESDVCVSDSSPSLRKHVSGITRLSPKQKYNPGIKSAGTQPLSTKPKVGDCAEESEDTVTDVTPLSTPDISPVQSFELAASNDQRVKVKRQENVGQEVYENSEDFKCNLSHLKSARKGKEKYGPSLSLTSKSSSLDSNLDQRYKQKVLHDTMDLNHLLKAFLQLEKKGRQKHHLDPPPVAPRKNYSFTREEVRQIDQENQRLLKELSRQAEKPGGKSTIPRRSVGHPPKLYHSAVNRQREQQRIERENLALLKRLEAVKPTVGMKRSEQLMDYHRNMGYLSSSPSSRRVRSTLGQYTPLRGASRTSSATSGLSSKSERPVLDTPSGLLLRPKPSNVRAAWL; this is encoded by the exons ATGGACCGGTTTGGAGACCTGTCAGAAGGTGAGGTGGATCACTCTTTCTTTGACAGTGATtttgaagaaggaaagaaatatgaAAGTAACTCAGTGTTTGACAAGCAAATCGATGACCCTAAAGAGAGAATAGATAAAGGCACAGAAAATATAAACTTGAAATTTGGAATACAAACCAAGGAAAATCATCTTACTGAGAAGGGAaacgaaagaaaagagaaaattccTCCAGAAAAGCACCTTATAGAAAATGATATTCTACAAACTAGCAGTTGTTCATCTTTGACCGCTTCTTCAAAGTCAAAAAAACAGTACGATGCTGTGACAGGACATAAAATGCGCTTGCCCGTCCCAAATAGAATTCCCAAAATTGTGAGAAAAGATGATTACTGTACAGATGGTGAGGAAAGCAGTGATGACGCAAAGAGATGTCATGTGAGGGCCAAGTCGGCTAAACCGCCTGGTAACTTTAAAAAAGGTGTAAATAAAAAGTATCCCAAGATtagctcctcttcctcctcttcctctttgtcTTCCTCGTCTTCAGGTTCAGTTACAGACTGTTCAGACACGGAGTCTGATGTCTGTGTATCTGACTCATCTCCATCGTTAAGGAAACATGTTTCTGGCATAACTCGCTTGTCACCAAAGCAGAAATATAATCCAGGAATAAAATCAGCAGGAACACAACCTTTAAGTACGAAACCCAAGGTTGGTGACTGTGCCGAGGAATCCGAAGACACTGTGACTGATGTGACTCCTCTGTCAACCCCAGACATCAGCCCGGTTCAGTCTTTTGAACTGGCTGCATCAAATGATCAAAGAgtcaaagtgaaaaggcaagaaaatgtgGGTCAAGAAGTATATGAAAATAGTGAGGATTTCAAGTGTAATTTAAGCCACTTGAAATCAgccagaaaagggaaagaaaagtatGGGCCCAGCCTTAGCTTGACCTCGAAGTCTTCATCGTTAGATTCCAACTTGGACCAAAGATACAAACAAAAAGTCTTACATGACACAATGGACCTAAATCATCTTTTGAaag CTTTTCTGCAATTAGAAAAAAAGGGACGACAAAAACATCACTTGGATCCACCTCCGGTAGCACCTAGGAAAAACTACTCTTTCACAAGAGAAGAGGTGAGACAGATTGATCAGGAAAATCAGAGGCTTTTGAAAGAACTATCCAGACAGGCTGAAAAACCGGGAGGCAAAAGTACGATTCCTAGAAGATCAGTTGGTCACCCCCCTAAGTTGTATCATAGTGCTGTCAACAGACAGAGGGAACAACAAAGGATTGAAAGAGAGAACTTG GCTTTATTGAAAAGGCTTGAAGCTGTGAAGCCAACAGTCGGTATGAAACGCTCAGAACAGCTAATGGACTATCATCGCAATATGGGTTATCTCAGCTCATCACCGTCTTCAAGACGAGTGAGATCTACTCTTGGCCAATACACCCCATTAA gAGGTGCCTCCAGGACATCCAGTGCGACCAGTGGTCTCAGCTCTAAGAGCGAGCGACCAGTTCTCGACACACCCAGTGGCCTGTTGCTAAGACCCAAGCCCTCTAACGTCCGTGCAGCTTGGTTATAA